A genomic segment from Streptomyces sp. NBC_00459 encodes:
- a CDS encoding bifunctional adenosylcobinamide kinase/adenosylcobinamide-phosphate guanylyltransferase produces the protein MELTLLGTGAPAGLPRPDCACAACSGALGVHARAATALLVDGTLLLDLTPGAVLAAARAGHSLGGVRQVLLSHPHDGPAVEVPAGLPQPGRVPDGRELALLTGHRVRAVPMDAPGTGYAVTGPDGQRLLYLPPGAAPAGLDGTGPSYDMVLADVVGRPDALARLRAVGALGPATDVVAVHLDHDVPPGAELRRRLAAAGARAVADGTTLTVGVYEDVPDVPRRTLVLGGARSGKSVEAERRLEAFPDVLYVATGGTRNGDGEWAARVHAHRERRPGSWRTTETCDLVPLLKDVGAPLLIDCLSLWLTDAMDQVGAWDDAEWAGGGEKELRRRVRELTAAVRSTRRTVVAVSNEVGSGIVPATASGRRYRDELGRLNSAFGAECEHVLLVVAGQAVPLRG, from the coding sequence GTGGAACTCACTCTGCTCGGTACCGGTGCCCCCGCGGGTCTTCCCCGCCCCGACTGTGCGTGCGCGGCCTGTAGCGGCGCGCTCGGTGTGCACGCGCGGGCGGCCACCGCGCTGCTCGTGGACGGCACGCTGCTGCTCGACCTCACCCCCGGCGCCGTACTGGCGGCGGCGCGCGCCGGGCACTCGCTGGGCGGTGTGCGGCAGGTGCTGCTGTCGCATCCGCACGACGGGCCCGCCGTCGAGGTGCCGGCGGGGCTCCCGCAGCCCGGACGGGTGCCGGACGGGCGGGAGTTGGCGCTGCTGACCGGGCACCGGGTGCGCGCGGTCCCGATGGACGCGCCGGGTACGGGGTACGCGGTGACCGGTCCCGACGGGCAGCGCCTGCTGTATCTGCCCCCGGGCGCGGCGCCGGCCGGGCTCGACGGGACCGGTCCCTCGTACGACATGGTCCTCGCGGACGTCGTCGGGCGGCCTGACGCCCTGGCCCGGCTGCGGGCGGTGGGCGCGCTCGGGCCGGCCACGGATGTGGTCGCCGTCCATCTGGACCATGACGTGCCGCCGGGTGCCGAGCTGCGGCGTCGGCTCGCGGCGGCGGGCGCGCGGGCGGTGGCGGACGGTACGACGTTGACGGTCGGGGTCTACGAGGACGTACCGGACGTGCCCCGGCGGACGCTGGTGCTGGGCGGGGCGCGGTCCGGGAAGTCGGTGGAGGCGGAGCGGCGGCTGGAGGCGTTCCCGGACGTGCTGTACGTGGCCACGGGCGGGACGCGCAACGGGGACGGGGAGTGGGCGGCGCGGGTGCACGCGCATCGGGAGCGGCGGCCTGGTTCGTGGCGTACCACCGAGACCTGTGACCTCGTACCGCTGCTGAAGGACGTGGGGGCGCCGCTGCTCATCGACTGTCTGTCGCTGTGGCTGACGGACGCGATGGACCAGGTGGGGGCGTGGGACGACGCGGAGTGGGCGGGGGGCGGGGAGAAGGAGTTGCGGAGGCGGGTACGGGAGTTGACGGCGGCGGTCCGGTCCACGCGACGGACCGTGGTCGCCGTGTCCAACGAGGTGGGGTCGGGGATCGTGCCGGCGACGGCGTCCGGGCGCCGGTACCGGGACGAGCTGGGGCGGCTGAACTCGGCGTTCGGGGCCGAGTGCGAGCACGTGCTGTTGGTGGTGGCCGGGCAGGCGGTGCCGCTGCGGGGGTGA
- a CDS encoding class I SAM-dependent methyltransferase, translated as MSPAPKATAPQETGTDGFHEPRREDCPWCGSRRLRTRLRTSDLRRRGPGTFVVDECRDCAHAFQNPRLTAEGLALHHQDLPDVPHPVAPRRHRAAARAMLPFPEPESWLDVGTGEGAFPAAAKRFFPYTAFDGVDTTRRVQKARASGHIEEAHRGRLTDEKIVNRLHARYDVVSMFHHLEHTPDPREELRAALRALRPGGHLLIEVPDPHCAFGALLGKWWPWYAQPRHLHLMPLANLVAELESQHCTIIATDRRAPHVPYDLTGALTLAVTRVLPARRTPLLRAAVPFLAVASVLDHALAPLLRRTRFANTYRIIARRGTLT; from the coding sequence ATGTCCCCCGCCCCCAAGGCGACCGCCCCGCAGGAGACCGGGACCGACGGGTTCCACGAACCGCGCCGCGAGGACTGCCCCTGGTGCGGATCCAGACGGTTGCGCACCCGCCTGCGCACGTCTGACCTCCGGCGGCGCGGGCCGGGCACGTTCGTCGTCGACGAGTGCCGCGACTGCGCCCACGCCTTCCAGAACCCGCGCCTCACCGCGGAGGGCCTCGCCCTCCACCACCAGGACCTGCCCGACGTCCCGCACCCGGTCGCGCCCCGCCGCCACCGTGCCGCGGCCCGGGCGATGCTCCCCTTCCCGGAACCGGAGAGCTGGCTCGACGTGGGGACGGGCGAAGGAGCCTTCCCGGCGGCGGCGAAGCGCTTTTTCCCGTACACGGCCTTCGACGGCGTGGACACCACCCGCCGCGTCCAGAAGGCCCGCGCATCCGGCCACATCGAGGAGGCCCACCGGGGCCGCCTCACCGACGAGAAGATCGTCAACCGCCTGCACGCCCGCTACGACGTCGTCAGCATGTTCCACCACCTGGAACACACCCCGGACCCCCGCGAGGAACTCCGCGCCGCCCTGCGGGCCCTGCGCCCCGGCGGCCACCTCCTGATCGAAGTCCCGGACCCGCACTGCGCGTTCGGCGCTCTGCTGGGCAAGTGGTGGCCCTGGTACGCCCAGCCCCGCCACCTGCACCTCATGCCGCTGGCCAACCTGGTGGCGGAACTGGAGTCCCAGCACTGCACGATCATCGCGACGGACCGCCGGGCACCCCATGTCCCCTACGACCTGACAGGCGCCCTCACCCTGGCGGTGACCCGGGTGCTTCCGGCCCGCCGCACACCTCTGCTCCGGGCGGCGGTCCCCTTCCTGGCGGTGGCCTCGGTCCTCGACCACGCACTGGCCCCGCTCCTGCGCAGAACCCGCTTCGCGAACACGTACCGGATCATCGCGAGGAGGGGCACTCTCACATAG
- the cobT gene encoding nicotinate-nucleotide--dimethylbenzimidazole phosphoribosyltransferase, translated as MSSLNLDDFTDLIERPDGGVRRDAEARRERQIVPPGSLGRLDDLGEWLAAAQSSVPVRVVERPRVVLFAGDHGVAGLGVSARPAGSADQSVRAVLDGSSPVAVLARRLGVPVRVVDMALDCEPDTLPDEVAGHRTRRGSGRIDVEDAMTLEEAEAAFLAGVAVADEEADSGTDLVVLGDVSVGGTTAASVLVAALCGTDASVVTGRGGLPIDDLAWMRKCAAVRDALRRARPVLGDQLQLLATVGGADLAATTGFLLQSAVRKMPVILDGVVSAACALVGQRVAFRAPDWWLAGHNSGEPAQAKALDRMALEPLLDHGVTVGEGAGALLALSLVQAAAALAAELPEAPEASEQEDAKEPEESEESEQPKESEQSEQSEQSEAL; from the coding sequence ATGAGCTCGCTTAATCTCGACGACTTCACCGATCTGATCGAGCGCCCCGACGGCGGTGTGCGCCGCGACGCGGAGGCGCGGCGGGAGCGCCAGATCGTGCCGCCCGGATCACTCGGACGCCTCGACGACCTGGGTGAGTGGCTGGCGGCGGCACAGTCCTCGGTACCGGTACGGGTGGTGGAACGGCCGCGTGTCGTGTTGTTCGCGGGGGATCACGGGGTCGCCGGGCTGGGTGTGTCGGCGCGTCCCGCCGGCAGTGCCGACCAGTCCGTGCGGGCCGTGCTGGACGGCTCCAGCCCCGTCGCCGTGCTCGCGCGGCGGCTCGGGGTGCCCGTGCGTGTCGTCGACATGGCGCTGGACTGCGAGCCGGACACGCTGCCCGACGAGGTCGCGGGACACCGGACGCGGCGCGGCAGCGGGCGGATCGACGTCGAGGACGCGATGACACTTGAGGAGGCGGAGGCGGCCTTCCTGGCCGGGGTCGCCGTGGCCGACGAGGAGGCCGACTCCGGTACGGATCTGGTGGTGCTCGGCGATGTGAGCGTGGGCGGGACCACGGCCGCGTCGGTGCTGGTGGCCGCGTTGTGCGGGACCGACGCGTCGGTCGTCACGGGGCGCGGCGGGCTGCCGATCGACGACCTGGCGTGGATGCGCAAGTGCGCCGCGGTCCGCGACGCGCTGCGGCGCGCCCGGCCGGTGCTCGGGGACCAGCTGCAGCTGCTGGCGACGGTGGGCGGCGCCGACCTCGCCGCGACGACCGGGTTCCTGCTGCAGAGCGCGGTGCGCAAGATGCCGGTGATCCTGGACGGCGTGGTGTCGGCCGCGTGCGCGCTGGTCGGGCAGCGGGTCGCCTTCCGGGCGCCGGACTGGTGGCTCGCCGGCCACAACAGCGGGGAGCCGGCCCAGGCGAAGGCGCTCGACCGGATGGCGCTGGAGCCGCTGCTCGACCACGGGGTGACCGTGGGCGAGGGGGCCGGGGCACTGCTGGCCCTTTCGCTGGTGCAGGCCGCGGCGGCACTGGCGGCGGAGCTGCCCGAGGCTCCGGAGGCATCCGAGCAGGAGGACGCGAAGGAGCCGGAGGAGTCGGAGGAGTCCGAGCAGCCCAAGGAGTCCGAGCAGTCCGAGCAGTCCGAGCAGTCCGAGGCTCTCTGA